A genomic region of Marinihelvus fidelis contains the following coding sequences:
- a CDS encoding HU family DNA-binding protein: MNKSELIDAIADSAGLTKADASRALDATTDAIASALQRGQTVSLVGFGTFTVRHRAARTGRNPRTGESITIKASNNPAFKAGKALKDAVN, translated from the coding sequence ATGAACAAATCTGAATTGATTGATGCGATTGCTGATTCGGCCGGCCTGACCAAGGCGGACGCCAGCCGCGCCCTGGACGCGACCACTGACGCGATCGCTTCCGCGCTGCAGCGCGGTCAGACGGTATCCCTGGTAGGCTTTGGCACGTTCACCGTTCGCCATCGCGCCGCCCGCACGGGCCGCAACCCGCGCACCGGTGAATCCATCACCATCAAGGCTTCAAATAATCCTGCATTTAAGGCTGGCAAAGCGCTTAAAGACGCAGTAAACTAG